GGCACCGGCGGCCGATGAGCCTACGGTCTGAAACCATGGTTCCGAATTCCTCGACCCATCCGCTGCTGCGCGTGGTGTCCTCGCTCGTTCTCGCGATCACCGCGATGACGCTGTCGGTGGCTACCGCGCACGCGGATACGCGATCGACCAGCTGTGCGGTGGACCGGCAGCCCGGCCCGCGTCCGGCTCGATCGGCGGCCGACTCCAGCCTTGCTCGGGGGCAGTCGATCTCGGTGCTGCTGGCCGACGGTCAGATGTTCTTCCGGATGGGTATGCGGGCGGCGATCGCGGGCCAAGCGGATATGAGCTGCGTCGCGGAGGTCGGTGACGGTCTCGCCGCTGTCCGGGAGCTGCAACGTCTGCGCCCGGACGTGGCTCTCGTCGATCTCGACCTGCCGGGCTTGGGCGACGCGGGGCCGATCGACACCACCGGCACCAGGATTCTGGCCCTCGCTACCGAGCACACGGACGAAAATCTGTATCGCGCACTACATCTCGGTGCCACCGGGTTCCTCGCGCGATCCGGGCAAGTCAACGACCTGCTCAGCGCGATCCGCACGGCGGTACACGGCACCGCCCTCATCGATCCGACGCTGACCCGGCAGCTGATCACTCGTCTGTCGGCCGGGATCGAACCTTTTCCGGCCACCCCGGAAGTCGAAACCCTCACTCCCCGTGAACATCAGGTCCTCCACTTCATCGCGAAGGGGTGCACGAATCCCGA
This DNA window, taken from Nocardia sp. XZ_19_385, encodes the following:
- a CDS encoding response regulator transcription factor — translated: MVPNSSTHPLLRVVSSLVLAITAMTLSVATAHADTRSTSCAVDRQPGPRPARSAADSSLARGQSISVLLADGQMFFRMGMRAAIAGQADMSCVAEVGDGLAAVRELQRLRPDVALVDLDLPGLGDAGPIDTTGTRILALATEHTDENLYRALHLGATGFLARSGQVNDLLSAIRTAVHGTALIDPTLTRQLITRLSAGIEPFPATPEVETLTPREHQVLHFIAKGCTNPEIALALGIGEQTVKTHVSHVLTKLGVRDRLHAAVYAHTRRIGPIEA